The Salvia miltiorrhiza cultivar Shanhuang (shh) chromosome 1, IMPLAD_Smil_shh, whole genome shotgun sequence genome has a window encoding:
- the LOC131005112 gene encoding zinc finger BED domain-containing protein RICESLEEPER 2 isoform X2, with the protein MDWGFNNAYSNHSLKGNLGRHLTNRHPGYDMGDCSNSPAPQPVTVARKPQMPTKSPAVEVDHLNWLLVKWLLEASLPTSSLAEKWLTNTFKFLNPSFELWKVEKFHKVLREVFRSMQETVRLTLEQVSSKVSITLDSWTSYQQIKYMSVSCQWIDESWSFRNILLDVCHIPSPWGSSEIYYVLLKVLRLYNLETKILSCTLKGDIDCQKLATLCCVPCVPCAAYTLNSIVTDGLRSTERVIMKIREFVMELNLSPEMSEDFIQFTTAYHEGNWKFPLDSSARWSGNYLMLDIARKASKSMETIVRKHEEQLGSRLLLNSAEKNIVNMMHKYLEPFYKTINDMCTSKLLTVGMALFFMEHISETILACKDSRQTPEWLKKDAEDMYAKAQYYSNQVCNAFIYMTAVFDPRIKVELIPEYLNSESYMEEARNHFIRNYSVPYFSSVGNSYSTQDLEDRRNASFAEEIARKKRRATMSSTTDELTQYLSEAPVPMQTDVLDWWRVNSSRYPRLCLMARDFLVVQSTALLPEHIFCVKGDEIDRQRSFIPQYDTQALLCANSWMQNGIKLKHKSTEIDCERIMELQAASTTETSSRRFDKKQVL; encoded by the exons ATGGATTGGGGTTTTAACAATGCATACAGTAACCATTCGCTGAAAG GTAATTTGGGGAGGCATCTCACCAATCGGCACCCAGGATATGATATGGGGGATTGCTCCAACAGCCCTGCTCCACAGCCTGTGACTGTTGCTAGGAAACCTCAAATGCCAACTAAATCACCGGCAGTGGAGGTTGACCACTTGAATTGGTTGCTTGTTAAATGGCTCCTTGAAGCATCCCTTCCAACTTCTAGTTTGGCAGAAAAATGGCTGACAAATACGTTTAAGTTTCTAAATCCATCTTTTGAGCTATGGAAGGTGGAGAAATTCCACAAAGTGCTGCGTGAAGTCTTCAGAAGCATGCAGGAGACCGTGAGATTGACTCTGGAACAAGTTTCGTCCAAGGTTTCTATCACTCTTGATTCATGGACTTCATATCAACAAATCAAGTACATGAGTGTTTCGTGTCAGTGGATTGATGAAAGTTGGTCCTTCCGAAATATTCTTCTTGATGTTTGTCACATTCCAAGTCCTTGGGGGAGTTCTGAAATCTATTATGTTTTGTTGAAAGTTCTCAGGTTGTACAATCTTGAGACTAAGATTCTCTCTTGTACCCTCAAAGGCGATATAGATTGTCAGAAATTGGCTACTTTGTGTTGTGTTCCTTGTGTTCCTTGTGCTGCTTATACTCTTAATTCAATTGTAACTGATGGTTTAAGAAGTACAGAACGAGTGATTATGAAGATCAGAGAGTTTGTTATGGAACTGAATTTATCACCAGAAATGTCTGAGGATTTCATTCAGTTTACTACAGCATACCATGAAGGAAACTGGAAGTTCCCGCTTGATTCCTCAGCTCGGTGGAGTGGAAACTACCTTATGCTTGATATTGCGCGGAAG GCGAGCAAGTCGATGGAAACAATTGTTAGAAAGCATGAAGAACAATTGGGTAGCCGATTGCTGCTCAACAGTGCAgagaaaaatattgttaatatgATGCACAAGTATCTAGAACCCTTCTATAAGACCATCAATGATATGTGCACGAGTAAATTGCTTACGGTCGGTATGGCTCTTTTCTTCATGGAGCATATTTCTGAGACAATTTTGGCCTGCAAAGATTCGAGACAAACTCCTGAATGGCTCAAGAAAGATGCTGAAGATATGTATGCTAAAGCACAATACTATAGTAACCAGGTTTGCAACGCATTCATATATATGACTGCTGTTTTTGATCCGCGGATAAAAGTTGAGCTCATTCCCGAGTATCTCAACTCAGAAAGTTACATGGAGGAAGCAAGAAATCATTTCATCAGAAATTACTCTGTTCCCTATTTTTCATCTGTCGGCAACTCATACTCTACTCAGGATCTGGAAGACAGAAGAAATGCATCTTTTGCAGAGGAGATTGCTCGTAAGAAACGGAGGGCCACGATGAGTTCCACTACCGATGAGCTTACACAGTATTTGTCCGAGGCCCCTGTTCCGATGCAAACAGATGTTCTTGATTGGTGGAGAGTGAATAGCTCTAGGTATCCACGGTTGTGTTTGATGGCTCGAGATTTTCTTGTTGTGCAATCGACTGCGTTGTTGCCTGAGCATATATTTTGTGTCAAGGGTGATGAAATCGATAGACAGAGGTCCTTCATACCACAATATGATACACAAGCTTTACTTTGTGCAAATTCATGGATGCAAAACGGGATTAAGTTGAAGCACAAATCTACTGAAATTGATTGTGAAAGAATAATGGAACTGCAAGCTGCTTCAACAACAGAGACTAGCAGTAGGAGATTTGACAAGAAGCAAGTATTATGA
- the LOC131005112 gene encoding zinc finger BED domain-containing protein RICESLEEPER 2 isoform X1, translating to MDWGFNNAYSNHSLKVDMDPKSLAIIPQIDPVDIGSGSLEKGSNVPNTKPGSGSLEKGSNVPNTKPRKKTMTSVYLKYFETVMDGKSRRCKFCGQSYSIATATGNLGRHLTNRHPGYDMGDCSNSPAPQPVTVARKPQMPTKSPAVEVDHLNWLLVKWLLEASLPTSSLAEKWLTNTFKFLNPSFELWKVEKFHKVLREVFRSMQETVRLTLEQVSSKVSITLDSWTSYQQIKYMSVSCQWIDESWSFRNILLDVCHIPSPWGSSEIYYVLLKVLRLYNLETKILSCTLKGDIDCQKLATLCCVPCVPCAAYTLNSIVTDGLRSTERVIMKIREFVMELNLSPEMSEDFIQFTTAYHEGNWKFPLDSSARWSGNYLMLDIARKASKSMETIVRKHEEQLGSRLLLNSAEKNIVNMMHKYLEPFYKTINDMCTSKLLTVGMALFFMEHISETILACKDSRQTPEWLKKDAEDMYAKAQYYSNQVCNAFIYMTAVFDPRIKVELIPEYLNSESYMEEARNHFIRNYSVPYFSSVGNSYSTQDLEDRRNASFAEEIARKKRRATMSSTTDELTQYLSEAPVPMQTDVLDWWRVNSSRYPRLCLMARDFLVVQSTALLPEHIFCVKGDEIDRQRSFIPQYDTQALLCANSWMQNGIKLKHKSTEIDCERIMELQAASTTETSSRRFDKKQVL from the exons ATGGATTGGGGTTTTAACAATGCATACAGTAACCATTCGCTGAAAG TGGATATGGATCCGAAATCTCTAGCAATCATCCCTCAAATTGATCCAGTTGATATTGGTTCCGGTTCTTTGGAGAAAGGGAGTAATGTTCCTAATACAAAACCTGGTTCTGGTTCTTTGGAGAAAGGGAGTAATGTTCCTAATACAAAACCTAGGAAAAAGACTATGACCTCAGTGTATCTTAAATATTTTGAAACGGTGATGGATGGGAAGAGTCGAAGGTGCAAATTTTGTGGACAAAGCTATTCTATTGCCACTGCAACTG GTAATTTGGGGAGGCATCTCACCAATCGGCACCCAGGATATGATATGGGGGATTGCTCCAACAGCCCTGCTCCACAGCCTGTGACTGTTGCTAGGAAACCTCAAATGCCAACTAAATCACCGGCAGTGGAGGTTGACCACTTGAATTGGTTGCTTGTTAAATGGCTCCTTGAAGCATCCCTTCCAACTTCTAGTTTGGCAGAAAAATGGCTGACAAATACGTTTAAGTTTCTAAATCCATCTTTTGAGCTATGGAAGGTGGAGAAATTCCACAAAGTGCTGCGTGAAGTCTTCAGAAGCATGCAGGAGACCGTGAGATTGACTCTGGAACAAGTTTCGTCCAAGGTTTCTATCACTCTTGATTCATGGACTTCATATCAACAAATCAAGTACATGAGTGTTTCGTGTCAGTGGATTGATGAAAGTTGGTCCTTCCGAAATATTCTTCTTGATGTTTGTCACATTCCAAGTCCTTGGGGGAGTTCTGAAATCTATTATGTTTTGTTGAAAGTTCTCAGGTTGTACAATCTTGAGACTAAGATTCTCTCTTGTACCCTCAAAGGCGATATAGATTGTCAGAAATTGGCTACTTTGTGTTGTGTTCCTTGTGTTCCTTGTGCTGCTTATACTCTTAATTCAATTGTAACTGATGGTTTAAGAAGTACAGAACGAGTGATTATGAAGATCAGAGAGTTTGTTATGGAACTGAATTTATCACCAGAAATGTCTGAGGATTTCATTCAGTTTACTACAGCATACCATGAAGGAAACTGGAAGTTCCCGCTTGATTCCTCAGCTCGGTGGAGTGGAAACTACCTTATGCTTGATATTGCGCGGAAG GCGAGCAAGTCGATGGAAACAATTGTTAGAAAGCATGAAGAACAATTGGGTAGCCGATTGCTGCTCAACAGTGCAgagaaaaatattgttaatatgATGCACAAGTATCTAGAACCCTTCTATAAGACCATCAATGATATGTGCACGAGTAAATTGCTTACGGTCGGTATGGCTCTTTTCTTCATGGAGCATATTTCTGAGACAATTTTGGCCTGCAAAGATTCGAGACAAACTCCTGAATGGCTCAAGAAAGATGCTGAAGATATGTATGCTAAAGCACAATACTATAGTAACCAGGTTTGCAACGCATTCATATATATGACTGCTGTTTTTGATCCGCGGATAAAAGTTGAGCTCATTCCCGAGTATCTCAACTCAGAAAGTTACATGGAGGAAGCAAGAAATCATTTCATCAGAAATTACTCTGTTCCCTATTTTTCATCTGTCGGCAACTCATACTCTACTCAGGATCTGGAAGACAGAAGAAATGCATCTTTTGCAGAGGAGATTGCTCGTAAGAAACGGAGGGCCACGATGAGTTCCACTACCGATGAGCTTACACAGTATTTGTCCGAGGCCCCTGTTCCGATGCAAACAGATGTTCTTGATTGGTGGAGAGTGAATAGCTCTAGGTATCCACGGTTGTGTTTGATGGCTCGAGATTTTCTTGTTGTGCAATCGACTGCGTTGTTGCCTGAGCATATATTTTGTGTCAAGGGTGATGAAATCGATAGACAGAGGTCCTTCATACCACAATATGATACACAAGCTTTACTTTGTGCAAATTCATGGATGCAAAACGGGATTAAGTTGAAGCACAAATCTACTGAAATTGATTGTGAAAGAATAATGGAACTGCAAGCTGCTTCAACAACAGAGACTAGCAGTAGGAGATTTGACAAGAAGCAAGTATTATGA